A region of the Elusimicrobiota bacterium genome:
GGCATCTATTTGCGCATTATAATCGTTTATTAGACCCCGAAACGAGTTCGGGGTGACACTACTTGACTTCAGCAACAGCCTCAACTTTAATATTTGAATTTCAGACATCAACGATTGTTAGACTGTTTCAGATGGGGTCCACCCCGTTAGAAACGGAGAAACGTTAAGAAGAAATAAGGGATACAAAAAACAATAGATATAGCTTTTCGCAGTTTTAAAAATAAGCGGTCGTTAGGCCGTTTCTAACGGGGTAAAAAGAGGCAGGCCGGTTATTGAATCTTTTGAACGTTTTAGCTTGATATTTGTTAACTCTTGAATAAAAAACTCAGCTGCAAAAACTTTAGTTCCTTCCATAAGATGGCCGCCGAAGGTTTTTCCTCGTAAATCCGCAAGAGCTATATGCGCATGGACAAAAGGCTTTTTTTCTTTCAGAGAAATATTACCAGAGCATGAAACAATCTCAAGTTTTTTGTTTAAAGAGACACAATTTTTATATCTTTTTCTTTTTTGGTCATAGTAACCAAGTTTAGCATTTTGAACCGCACCTATTAGCGAAAAAATACCTGCAAAAATATTGTTTTTCCGGCAGAATTTGTTCAAAGACGCAAGAAGGTCATCTTTATATTCAAATCTTCCAATAAATAATCTTCCGATAGTAGCTTTTTTGTGCATTTTATCCGCCTCCGCCAGACGTGTCATCAATTAGCGCAGCTATTTCCGCCACTGGCGGACCGGCTGCTGCATTGCTGACACGGCAGTTCGACATGCTCACTGTCCTGAGTAAAGCCGAAGGACTTCAGCGCCGCGCCTGCCGGCGGGCAGGGATTTCGCCGAAAAAATTAGGGTACCACGAGCAAAACTCGTGGAGGCTTCATTCAAGGATGGAAATTTCTAAGGTGGGCCTTTCAATTTTTGTAAACTCTATGTGGACTTCGTTAAATAGGTTCTTAAATGAAGAATCGGCATATTCGTTTGCCATTACAAACCTTTTTATTCCGGCGTTTGCTATCATTTTAGCGCAAAGTATGCAGGGCGAGTGTGTGCA
Encoded here:
- a CDS encoding DNA-binding protein yields the protein MHKKATIGRLFIGRFEYKDDLLASLNKFCRKNNIFAGIFSLIGAVQNAKLGYYDQKRKRYKNCVSLNKKLEIVSCSGNISLKEKKPFVHAHIALADLRGKTFGGHLMEGTKVFAAEFFIQELTNIKLKRSKDSITGLPLFTPLETA